DNA from Nymphaea colorata isolate Beijing-Zhang1983 chromosome 4, ASM883128v2, whole genome shotgun sequence:
TCGAAACCCCTCCTGAGACTCTCTTGACTTCCATGGACTAGGCATGAGCCTAGGTGCACTACCACCTTGCATCAACTAACCGCTGGACTTCCGTGTGCAGGTACAGTAGCACCTATGTGTAGCCTTGGCATGCCTAGGTGATGCCTCAACAACATAGCATCTGAAAGAAGTAAATCAACATGACACTTTATCTTAAAACTTCAGGCAGAGATAAAGTGTTGCAGCTTAGGGACCTCCAAAATGAGAAGGGAACTGTCATTGTTACAGTATTATAAAATAACTAGAACATCAACTACGTTAGAGTAAATTCTTATTAAAAGCTTTTCCTGACTTTTTTCTTAATGAACAAGGACCATGCTACTTggtctatttttcctttttacaatCTAGACCCTTGTAAACTACTCGAGTGTGAAGCTCATATCCGAATAAAATGTTCACAAGGTACTTTTGCATCTAAGGAGAGATTCTCTCCACTTATCACCACATTACTACAATAAAAGCACTGTGCATTGACTTCTAAACATCTTGTTAATGGGAAAGATGGGTTTCCTTTTACCGTGGGACTTTCTTTATAGAGAGTGCAAACATACAGGAGAAACGATGGTGCTACTGAACTGcaaaatactaattttagatGGAGTCCACAATCTTAAACAGCATTTATTTGTGATGTACTAGATGAACTGTGACAAGTGCCAACATAAATTTACCAAGGAAATGTAAAAGTTTCAAGTCAGGTACTAccaattaataaatttttttcccCTATTAGCAACTTCTTCAGTTGGCTCTCTAATATCAGGCTTCCATAGGATGTCATCATCATTTTCTATCTGCAGGAAAATATTAAGCAAATGTAGATAAATAATAAGTTACAGGGAAGCAGGAGACAGTAATGGTAGAGAATCTTCACAATCAACAGGCAGAAAAGGTGATTCATATTTCATTCCAACAACAGAATACAAAGATAAAGAGATAAGCACATTTTGGCTTATAGAAAGAAACTTGCCAGTGAAAAGTCAATGGCTGGGAAAAGTGCTTGATAATCACTTATTTTCTGCCTTCTATCGCATGGATGAACTCCCTGAGGTACACAGACATGGCTGGGTTACAAGGCATAGTAAAATATTCAAAGAAGCATTTATAccatgcattaaaaaaaaaagttcatgttAAACATTTAATCTCTCCATATATAACACTACCTGTTCAATGATAATGCCTGTTGCTCAAGGGCAGGAAGTGCAGGATTGCAAATTCCATGCTCTCAAGCAGACCAGTGTCAACCAGTTTTGTATTGCATAGTAAAAACAATTGAACTCCTTCAGGAAGAGCAGACATAATCAGACTCAACATGTTTCAACAAAATTTACAACATGGTCATCGAAGGCACTACAAACAACACAGGCACAAACGTGAAGATGGTAAATGAAATACCACTTTTCTACCAGAGCAATAAAAGAGCATAGGACACAAATACAGTTTCATTGAATGGGTTAGGAATTAAAGTTTTGACTAATGAAATAGGAAACTCTAGGAGTGCAGCAAATTAAAGCTTCAACTTTTCATGTGAACATGTACCTGTTGCACATGACCACATGTAATCAGCAATAACTACACCTAGCCTCTATGCCAGCAACACCAAGATATtgtcaaatatttttctttgcattATTACTCAAACCCATTGTCAGATATTATACTCTGCTTGAAAGCTACACATTGGACATACACTGTGGCTTCCATGTCTAACATGGTACAACGAGATGGATATCTCAAAAAACCATTGCGCCATTTAGgcctttttttcccctctcGAAGTCCATGCAACAAAGAGATggatttcacaattttttttttttttttctgggacATCCTTCTCCCTTCCTAGTGCAGTGAGTTACAAGAACCAGGAGTTCCAGAAAGAGTTGATGTcgtagtttcaactttcaacataCAATCCATAAATGGTGATTCAAGAGTAACTGCCTTAAGCACAAAAGAATAGTTAGAatgtgatgacctgcccccttATCGATAATGTGAACTATAAAGCTACCAAGAGACGGCCTATTAGAAAACTAACTCAGAAGTTCAAAAGAATACTCCACCTATTACTGCACACACTAAAAAGTGAACGTATGCATGCCAGCCAAGCTACATGTACATAGCAGATACGTTCTATGTAACTAAAAATTTCCGgatcaaattcatcaaatttcTCAGatgattaattaaaaacaattcCTTCAGGTAGACATTCTCCAACATAGAAAAGCAACATCAAAGTAGTGCGCGGGAGCTGTGAAACTGCATGGTACATATATTTGTAGACTTCACTAGCACAAAAACTCTATTTGACCTTTAAATCATGCACAAATGACATCCCAAATGCAATCAACAGCTGTTTGCAAATAACATAATGAAATCAGAAATTTGTTGTGTGTGCCCATCAAAGAAACCCAAACATCTTATACTAACGGATGTATTCCAGGTTTCAATTGAACACAAAATAGATAGATGATCTTAAGAGATCGAGAACTAACTGAAAGTAGTAAGTTGATTTACCcagaaaaactaaaatcaagTCCATAACCAATCTCCAGTCTAAAAGCGCTGTAAATATGCAGTTCCGAATTTACTAAAACATAAATGACAGTTCACTGCCACTGTATGCAATCTCGAGTCTCACAATTAGAACCAGAAAATGAATGCAGCAAGAAACTCAAGACTACTTTAACCAGACATGAAATATTGCCAAATCAATGTCAACATAATTTTAGCTTGACTTTCTAACTATTGACAAAACATTATTTCTCATCATGATGTCATTTCATAAGATCCGAATATGACACACCATGAATCAATGTTATCAATACCACTTTTGCTAGCTGTTATGcattacaagaagaaaaaaatgccaTATCAGCCATACATAACCAGCATGAATTCTGTTGACTTTGATTTTTTaaggaaacaaattttaaaaataatttgaaataataaaataatgcagAACACCTATGAAGTTCAAAAGATGTGTCACCCTTTCCTGTTCACAGGGTAACTGATACAGTATGTGTCAAGTAATTCAGGCTTCGAATAAACTACTTAAATCAACTGAATACCGAACACTGAAGGTTCTAAAAAACGTAAAACCAATAAAGCTGCCTGGTCTTAGACTTTGCTGGGGACAAAAACTTTGCTAGAACTGAGTTGAATTGTAATGGAACACCTaattatgttttgaaaatgagcttTACTCGTATTACTGTTTCAGAAAATATATCCACTAcacagtgtgtgtgtgtgtgtgtgtcatatatatatatatatatatatatatatatatatatatatatatatatatatatatatatatagagagagagagagagagagagggagagagagagagacaaatgcacacacacatactctTTTTCCACTCCAAAGAGCAGAATTTGAGCAACATAATCTAAGGATCCTATTTGTTTGTATGTATGTGAATTCAGTGCATGTTATGTGTGCATATGAATTCACAAGGCAAATATTGCCTTAGACATGGCTCAACAAGGTCAAAGAAGTGAAGGGCACTCTGTGCCTTTTCTGCCCAACTTTGGACTCAGCAACTTTGTTCCAATCCCCTGCCCCTCgcccccacccaaaaaaaaaaaaaccaaacgtttcaatgtttttttctaCTGATCAATTATATTATTCTTTAAGTTTATTATGCATGTCTTTAGCACCAATTGTTTATCAATGAGTCTGCTATTTGTTAACAACATACACAGAGAGACAAATGCATATATATCATTCTTGGCTCTTTATGTGAAAGGTTTTTCTCTAGTATTaattagaaagtttgttttaCTCAGGAAAATATTGAGAATTCAagtaattgggaaaaaaataataatatacaaCTATGAAATTTGAGTTTCTACTTTCTTTGCGAACATTGATAAAAATTCAACTAGtaatgaaaatgtaaaagaaccaaaacaatcaaaaatatattaaaaaatgtttttttttaaatcaagtgagaatattatggaaaaaaagataacattttcattttgataataTTTGCCAAATTCACATTTtcgtggttttcttttttcctcaatttttcattttcaaagttttttttttttttgaaaaaaggcaATATTTAGgacaattatatatgtatacacacacacatgataCCAGTACCATCTTCACCACAGCATCAATAATAGATTTGCAGAAGCATGAAAGAATTGAGCTTCATGGAGTTGCCTAATAATTATACTGAAGTTACACTAGATCCCTTATAATTGCACAAAAATCGTCCGGTTCATTATACTGCAGATAAACACTTGTGGAGATGAAAAGGTTGTCTGATTAGCAATTTTATAACAGGAAAAGAAGGTGCCAGACAATGTGCAACGTTATTGTTAATCTCCTCTGCAATTAACTATAATACACAAATGATTCTGAACAAGTACAAAAGACTGTTACAAGCATAAGACTAGCTTTATCATGTCAAGaaaattttggggaaaaaaagaaaactttaagTACGCACCAAATGCTCTCGACACAGTTCAACTGCAACAAAAGGTGGGCAACTTAAACTTGATATCGCAGCATGATTACTGTTCCCAGCATTAGAAACCATCAAAGGAGGTGCCTGCACCCCATCCACGTATTCTTCCCCACCAAAAACCCCCACAGCAGTTTGAATTGTCCTAAATAATGTCCACTAGCATCAATATTAGCACCataaaaataaatcaatttCTGATAAAAGGTAAATGGGAATAATGTGTCAAAGTGAAGAGCAAGGAAAGAAACATTCTATTCACCAAAGGTAAGGGGCAATTACAATTTGCAAAGATGTACTAAAtagaaacataaaatatataaacaGTGAAGATCAGGATCTGGCTTACATAGTTGACAAACTCCTGACTAGTCAGCCAACTAGTCAGTTGAGGTGATCATTGGTGACTTGTTTATCAAACAAGCGACTAGTTGGTCAGACTAGTAAATCTGTCAGCTTAACCCTGGTCAGCCAATAAATCCATGACCCAAGTTCCCATTAGCTTTTTGTTAGGGTCTTGAACATCTATTCTTTCTTAGGCTCAAAACCATCCAATTTTGACAGCTTAGCTTACACAGAATCTaaagcaaaaacagaaaaaaaaaaagataggaaaaggaagaggaaaaccaaCTAATTAATTTGTTAAACTGATCAACTAATCACAAAACAGCGAGGTAGGAAAAAAAAGCACCAAGAAAGCAAAAGGAATTCAAAAAAGAAGGCAAGTATACATAAAGAGCAACACTAAATTAAAGACCTGTGCAGCTCTCAGTCAATTTATGCTTTAGCTCAGTGGCGGAGGtacacaaaattttttcctttatttttatacaGGTGTCTTACAATTATTTgcttatttatctatattttccCGTTACAgaatgaaaatttctaaaatagtGTCCCTCAGCAATCTGGCTATGCCACTGCTTTAGTTTAGCTAAAAATGACATAAGACCCTTAAGGATTCATTTAAATGACAATAATGGCgtcatatgcatgattatattgACATGCAAACATATGGctaacctatatatatatatatatatatatatatatatatatatatatatatctcattaGTTCCAGAATCATGTGTCTTCATTACACTGTAGCTATCAAGCatccaaatcccaaaatcatGCCGTGATCACAGAAAATATTGATGCAGGAACAACAGGCAACTGCCCCAAGTAGGATGTACCGTAGCAGTGGAGAGGTTATGACCAAGTCAATCTTAGACACAAGCCCAGATGTACGTATATGCTTCCGTAGATTATCAACCTGACAAGAATTACAATGTGAACAAAATGTGTTGAAAACATGTTAATGAAGTATATCCATTACAAACACACTCAATATAACAATTTAAGAATCACCTACATTacaatgaaaagaaacaagacaaaAGAGCCACTAAAAAAGCATAGGGCAATGTAAGTGCTTCATAATCGCACCATAGAAATAAGGAAGTGGTTGGTTGCGGATGAAACTTAATCAAATTAAGTTTCACCTAGATAACTTGCGGGAATTATGTGAACTCTAAGGGTGAGATAGTCACCTTATTTTGCAAGGGGTATTCTTCCCTTCATTTGACATGAATTTGGATAAAATCTAAGCAATCAAATTGAAAAGGGGCACAGATTGTTCAAAACCACAAAAGGACAGTTAGGACTAGTTGGCACAAGATGATTGACTCACAtaaacaaatataaataaataaataaatatatatatatatatatatatatattatcaaagtCACTAGGCACAGCCTGGACGACAGGCTGAGCCCAGCACCCAGACATGCCTGGGTGGGATTAGGTGCACTTAGGCAACCGTTCAAACAATTGTGAGATCTATCTATTACATATAgtcaatattatataatttatattatgtAATATATCAGATTGTgatatataacataatatatatgttaaaaagtgtGGAGAACAACTactatatatattaagttattaattATTAAGTAAAAGTTGTAGAATATGACTAATAGTGATATATAACAGTCGATATTATGTAATCAATATTAGACTTGTATATTGAAGACAAAATGTAAAGTTTATAGCATTGAAGATTcaagaaactgaaaatgaatATAATAAGCTCCTACTCTCAAATGTTCACTAAAATAATCATTTCCACATCGAAGGAAGAGTGGGATTTGGCTTCGACAACTTAAAAAAGTATACCACAACAGTCTTCACCACTATTTAATCCTTATTAAAGAGTTTTTAAGAACCCGGCTGAGTCACTGGGTGTCTCTTCGACTTCTATGGACTAGGCATGAGCCTAGGCATACCAACACCTTGCATTGCCTAAGTGCTGGACATAGGCGATGCAAGTGGAGTAGTGCCTAGGCAATGCCTGAACAACATAGATACGTATACAAAAAATGCATAAGGTCTGGCATTAGTCATTTAGCCTATGACTATGCTAACTACTTGACTAGTCTGACCAACTAGTCCCTGGTTCGAAAACACTAATTTGACAACTGACTCAAGCCACTAGTAAGACTAGTCAGGATTTCCACTACAGGCACAAAGagaaatcctttttttttccctttcaaacAAACCCAAAGCTACAACTTGGAACCT
Protein-coding regions in this window:
- the LOC116252223 gene encoding phosphoglycerate mutase-like protein 1 isoform X3 yields the protein MSEEFFDANLTPLGWEQVDNLRKHIRTSGLVSKIDLVITSPLLRTIQTAVGVFGGEEYVDGVQAPPLMVSNAGNSNHAAISSLSCPPFVAVELCREHLGVHPCDRRQKISDYQALFPAIDFSLIENDDDILWKPDIREPTEEVANRGKKFINWLWTRKEKEIAVVTHSGFLVHTLRMFGNDCDPIVKEEISRPFANCELRSLVVVDRHGSLSGYRSTNFPGKIPRGPDVPSDFAHMDKAEDGKF